GGCCTTGGACATACCGATGAGTCCTATGACGAACCTGAATTCCAAAAACATCTCATTGGAGGAATTCTATCTGTTCTTCCTAAGAAATAGTAAGCTATTGACCGATTTTCTTAAATAGGGCGTACCTTACGTGGCTTTTTAGCAAGGACACAATGAAAAGTTCCAAATGGTCATTCCATTTGGAACTTTTTTTTCGAGAATAGCGAAATCGGAAGACTATTGATTTCACCATTTGCTCGGGTTTAATAGTTTAGTTTATATTTTGCCCCCACACTAAACCAACGACCAGGCATTGGAACGGCCGCAGCTTCTATATAACTCTTGTCAAATATATTTTGTACATCGGCAAAGATATTTAAGTCTTGGAATTGGTACGATCCTCTTACGTCAGCAATGAAATAAGATTTGTAACTGATACGCTCATTAAAGCGGTTGGCAGAAGTGAACATCCAATTCTTGTAGTTTATGGTAAAGTTGGCAATAACTTGATGCCTTAGGCTCTCAATAGCATATTTGGATAGTATCCCATCTGCTAGTGTTATGCTTGGATTGAGATAATTATAACTTAGCGTTGTAAAGTATCGTGTTGTGGCGCTGGGATCATTGATATTATATCGGAATGAAGCATTGAATCCATCAATTTTGTTTTTTCCAATATTAATCGGTTTCCATGGAACGACCGTTCCGCTTCCGGTATTGGCATCCTCTTTTTGCCAGTCGATAAAATCGTTTATTCTTCGATGGAAATAGCCCGCTTGTGCAATAACTCGATTGGATAAGTATTTTATACCACCTTCGATCTGATAGGCATTTTCAGAGCTCAGTGTGGGGTTTCCGACGTTGGCTGTCTGATTGGTGTAAAGATCCGTGAAGGAAGGGATACGTTGGCTAGAACCTGCGTTGACTACAATCTTCCAATGTTCGGTGATATCATATCCTAGATCTAGCCCCGGAAATACCTGCCAGCCAAATTTTGAGTTATAATTGATATAGGCACCTGAGTTGATCATCAGTTTTTCGATCGCCTCTGTTTTGAATTCAAGGTAGCCACCGTAATTCTCCCGGTTATGGTCGCCAATACTGGTGCTATTGATGCGTTCAAATCGACTTTCTAATCCTAAGCCAAATGTACCATAACTTTGCTCCAATGTGGCATTGATTTCAGCTCCAAAGACGTTGCTGTAATGTTTGGACCTACCTTTGGTTGTTTCTCTGCCTAAATACCAATATTCATCTTCGTTGTAGCGGTTACTGATGCGTGGACTGATGGAAAATGCCTGTGTTAATTGATGCTTGGACTGCAGGGAAGCGAAAGCTGTCTTAACCTGTTCATAAGCTTCCTTGTCATTCGGTGCAGCATAGTAACCATTGGCTCCAAATTGATTGTTGATATAGCCAACATTGGCTTTTATCATATTGGCTGTATTCGGTTGATATGTCCCGTCATAATAGAGTTTATTATTGTTAGAGGCTGTATTATAGCGTTGTCCATTCGAATCTTCGTGGCCAAAATATAAACCGTGGCTTGTTTGCTTGGTTAAGAACTGTGAGCCAAGCTGAACACCTTTACCATAATACTTGCCTGCACTTGTCTGCTCATTATCTTTGAATGAAGAACCACCATACACTTGGGCGCTAATCTGATTCGATTCCATTTTTTTTGTCACGATGTTAATGGCGCCAGTTAGCGCATTAATGCCGAAAATTCTGGATGCTGGTCCTCGAATGATTTCGATACGCTCGATGGCCTCCAGCGGAACCGGAAGGTTCATATTGTGATGGGCACTCTGTGGATCGGTGATTTTAACACCATTGAGTAGGATCGCCGTCTGTTCAAAAGAGCCTCCGTCGATACTTATATCTGCCTGCGAACCGAATGGTCCACGTTGGCGAATATCAACTCCTGGGATATTGCTAAGCAATTCGTTGATTGATCGATTTGGTAGTCTCTGTATATCTTCCTGCGTCAATATTTGGATGTTCTTGCTTTGTTTTGAAAAAGGGATCTGTAAGCGATTTTGATTAATGATGACTTCACCCAAAGCGGTTGTGTCTTTAATCTGCGCAGTCGCGGCTCCAATACTCAGTACTAGTGCAAGTTTTGTTAACGTAATATTCTTATTCAACATGTTTTCCTAGATTTTACGCTGCAAAAGTAGCTTAGCAGATTAAAAAACAAATAGTCCGGCGCGAATAATATTGGTAGTCCGGGTGGTGTTCTATAACCTTCTTATATCCATTCTTCTCGACCGATACGCTTTTTCCCTGTTATATCGATGTGATCTTGCTTGTTGGTGCTTTTTATTTTTTCGATGTTGGTCAAATCGGGTTGGCCAGATTCGAGCCAGGCGGAATACCAATAGGAGGCAACACGTAAGATGGTTTTTTGCATTCTCCTTTCTACCATACCGTTCATGGCTTCATGATAGGCTCTGGCATAATTATCAGAGTAGGTCCATACCAGTTGATTGTTTCGTTCAATAAATGATTTTTTTTGAGATGCCTTAAATTGACGATCGAGACCAGCTTCAATCGTTAAGACAGAATCCACAAGGCGATTACTTTCGTAAACAATAACCCAGGCTTCTTGTAGAGGATCTTTGATATAGCTCGCTTTTCCGACGCGAAGGTTGTATTTTTCGGAAAACATTTCCGGTAAGCGGCTTTCCCAGAATGCATGTATGCCTAGTTGATTGGTGAGCTGTCCATTGTAATTTTTAGTCGTATGCAATGGAACATGGGCGTCTGCAATATAATGGCCCAGTTCTGCTGAGTGTTTGATGATCCGTTTATAATCTTTTGCTTGAAAGGCCTTAACAAGCTTTTGATAGGTAAGGTTGATTTGCCAGGGTACTATACCATTTTTTAACAATTGACTTTCTTGAAATCTTTCTTTGGCTTGTGACCAATGTAGGGGTATGGTATCAATTGTACTTTCGTTAAGGTAGTCCTCCATATCGATAAAATGCCTCGGGCCTTCAGCGCTATCTGTGAAGCAACGTTTGTCTGGATCGACCGCTTTTTCGGTAATAAGGTCGATATTGGATTTATAAAATTTTGCCAACTTTGCTGGTAGGGCGAAAACGGCATAATGATTAATTTTTTTATGCGCAAAAAATCCCCACGATGTTAAAATTAGCATGGCGATTATGCAAAGCATCTGATAAAATAGAGACTTCATGGGGTATCAAACTGGCTATTAATTAATTGTTGATATTAAATATACATAAAGGAAAATTAAAAATGGATTAACTGCATTTTTTATTGATGTTAATTTATATTTTCTTAACATAACTAAACAATAAAATAATATTGATACTCGTTAAAATTGATTAATTTGCCGACACAAAATGCAGTCATTATGAAAATATTGTATGCCGTACAAGGGACAGGAAACGGACATCTGAGCCGTGCAATGGATATTGTCCCCTGTCTGAGGGAGTTAGGGGAAGTCGATGTTTTGGTTAGTGGAATTCAAGCGGATCTATCATTACCTTTTGAAGTGAAATACCGTTATCACGGGCTGAGTTTTATCTTTGGTAAATCCGGCGGGGTAGACCTGTGGAAAACTTTTATGAGTTCGACGATCCGCAAATTTACGAATGAAATTAAGAGCTTACCCATCGAAAACTATGATTTGGTGATCAATGATTTTGAACCGATCTCTGCCTGGGCTTGTCATTCAAAAGATTTAGAATGCATTGGCTTGAGCCATCAGATCGCTGCCTTAGATCCATCGAGCCCTAAGCCAGAAGATAGTGACATGTTGGGCAAATTTATCATGAAAAATTATGCTCCGTCTACCCATTCCTATGGTTTCCATTTCAAGCGGTACGGCAAGAACATTTATCCACCGGTTATCCGCAATGCTGTTCGTGAATTAAATGTCACCGATCAGGGACATTACACGGTTTACCTCCCCGCATATGACGATGCGCATCTTTTAAAGCATTTGATGAAGTTTCCGGACGTGAAATGGGATGTCTTTAGTAAACACAATTCAAAGGCATTTGACATGAAAAATGTAACGATAAGACCGATCAATAACCAATCTTTTATTGATAGTATGGCATCTTCTTCTGGAGTTTTATGTGGGGCGGGTTTTGAAACACCGGCAGAAGCGTTATATTTGAAAAAGAAACTGTTAGTTATCCCAATGAAAAACCAGTATGAGCAGCATTTGAATGCAGCGTCATTGGAAGAGATGGGAGTGCCTGTAATTTCGAGTTTAAAACAGAAGAACATGCTGGCGATAGAAGCCTGGCTCAACAGTAAATCTAGGGTTGACGTTGATTACCCTAATATCACGCAAGAAATTATAAATGAAATCGTGCAGAAGCACCGTTAAACACACATGAAGTATATCGCATTAGCCCTATTATCCTTGACGACAGTCACAGGATTTGCTCAACAAAAAAAAACGAACACGACGGCAAAGAAGAAGGTCGTCGCAACTAAACCAAGTGCAACAAATCAACTTAAAACGAAGGCCGATTCTGTGTCTTATGCATTTGGTGCCGATATCGGAAATTCCCTAAAGTCTATTGAGATCGATTATTTGAAGTCAGATGTCATTGCAAAAGCAATTTCGGATGTTCTGAAAGGGGAGAAGTCTCTATTGGAAGAGGGGCAAGGAAGAGCTGTTATCCAACAGGCAATCATGGACGTTCGTGCTAAAAAAGAGGCTGCTAGCCGTGCTGAAGAAGATAAATTTTTTGCCGAAAATGCAAAGGTTCCTGGGATGAAATCTACAGCTGAGGGAATTCAATATCTTGTTCTAAGTCAAACCGAAGGGCCAAAACCGAAAAGTGACGATGAGGTAACAGTGCATTATAAAGGTACCTTATTGAATGGAAAGCAATTTGATAGCTCATATGACCGTAAGGAGCCATTGAAACTATCCTTGGGTCAGGTGATCAAAGGTTGGCAGATTGGAATCCCGTTAATGTCTAAGGGTGCAAAGTATAAATTTTTCATACCAAGTAGATTAGCGTATGGCGAACGGGCAACAGGTGAAATTCCGGCAAACAGCACATTGGTGTTTGAGGTAGAATTGCTTGATATTGGCGCAGATGGAACAACGTAAATTAGGTAATACAAGCTTAATCGTTTCGGAAATAGGTTTGGGCTGTATGTCGCTAAAAAGCAATCAGTCCAAACAATCGAAAGATATTATCCAAAAAGCTTACGACAAAGGGATCACTTTCTTCGATACCGCTGACCTCTACGATAAGGGGCTAAATGAGATGATCGTTGGGGAAGGTGTGCAAAGCTTTCGCAAACAAATTGTGTTGGCGTCGAAAGTTGGTAACCTTTGGCGTGCAGATGGATCAGGTTGGGATTGGAAAGCATCGAAGGACTATATTATCAAGGCTGTGGAAGGTTCGTTGTCACGTCTAAAAACGGACTACATCGACCTCTATCAGTTACATGGTGGTACGATAGAAGATCCGATAGAGGAGATTGTTGAAGCGTTTGAGTTGTTGAAAAAACAAGGGAAAATCCGTGCTTACGGTCTTTCATCAATTCGCCCAAATGTTATTAAGGCATTTTTATCCAAATCTGATATGGCCTCAGTTATGATGCAATACAGCTTATTGGATAGAAGACCTGAAGAAGAAATCAGTAGCTTATTGGAAGAACGGGGTGTAAGTATCGTCGTACGCGGCGTATTAGCCAAAGGTGTTCTCATTAACAAACCTATTGAACCTTTTCTCCAATATAGTTCGGGAGAGGTGGCCCATATCGTGAGAAACTTGGCAAATCTTTCCAAACGTATCGGAAAAGACAATATGATTGTTGCTCTTTCTTATGTGCTTTCTAATGCAGCAGTAGCAACAGCACTTGTTGGTGTGAGTACCAAATTGCAATTGGATGAATTGATCA
The Sphingobacterium multivorum genome window above contains:
- a CDS encoding zinc dependent phospholipase C family protein, with amino-acid sequence MLILTSWGFFAHKKINHYAVFALPAKLAKFYKSNIDLITEKAVDPDKRCFTDSAEGPRHFIDMEDYLNESTIDTIPLHWSQAKERFQESQLLKNGIVPWQINLTYQKLVKAFQAKDYKRIIKHSAELGHYIADAHVPLHTTKNYNGQLTNQLGIHAFWESRLPEMFSEKYNLRVGKASYIKDPLQEAWVIVYESNRLVDSVLTIEAGLDRQFKASQKKSFIERNNQLVWTYSDNYARAYHEAMNGMVERRMQKTILRVASYWYSAWLESGQPDLTNIEKIKSTNKQDHIDITGKKRIGREEWI
- a CDS encoding FKBP-type peptidyl-prolyl cis-trans isomerase encodes the protein MKYIALALLSLTTVTGFAQQKKTNTTAKKKVVATKPSATNQLKTKADSVSYAFGADIGNSLKSIEIDYLKSDVIAKAISDVLKGEKSLLEEGQGRAVIQQAIMDVRAKKEAASRAEEDKFFAENAKVPGMKSTAEGIQYLVLSQTEGPKPKSDDEVTVHYKGTLLNGKQFDSSYDRKEPLKLSLGQVIKGWQIGIPLMSKGAKYKFFIPSRLAYGERATGEIPANSTLVFEVELLDIGADGTT
- a CDS encoding aldo/keto reductase → MEQRKLGNTSLIVSEIGLGCMSLKSNQSKQSKDIIQKAYDKGITFFDTADLYDKGLNEMIVGEGVQSFRKQIVLASKVGNLWRADGSGWDWKASKDYIIKAVEGSLSRLKTDYIDLYQLHGGTIEDPIEEIVEAFELLKKQGKIRAYGLSSIRPNVIKAFLSKSDMASVMMQYSLLDRRPEEEISSLLEERGVSIVVRGVLAKGVLINKPIEPFLQYSSGEVAHIVRNLANLSKRIGKDNMIVALSYVLSNAAVATALVGVSTKLQLDELIRAKEQMIKLSDSDKQVLLEGVRSLYYTEHR
- a CDS encoding glycosyltransferase family protein, with the protein product MKILYAVQGTGNGHLSRAMDIVPCLRELGEVDVLVSGIQADLSLPFEVKYRYHGLSFIFGKSGGVDLWKTFMSSTIRKFTNEIKSLPIENYDLVINDFEPISAWACHSKDLECIGLSHQIAALDPSSPKPEDSDMLGKFIMKNYAPSTHSYGFHFKRYGKNIYPPVIRNAVRELNVTDQGHYTVYLPAYDDAHLLKHLMKFPDVKWDVFSKHNSKAFDMKNVTIRPINNQSFIDSMASSSGVLCGAGFETPAEALYLKKKLLVIPMKNQYEQHLNAASLEEMGVPVISSLKQKNMLAIEAWLNSKSRVDVDYPNITQEIINEIVQKHR
- a CDS encoding TonB-dependent receptor plug domain-containing protein encodes the protein MLNKNITLTKLALVLSIGAATAQIKDTTALGEVIINQNRLQIPFSKQSKNIQILTQEDIQRLPNRSINELLSNIPGVDIRQRGPFGSQADISIDGGSFEQTAILLNGVKITDPQSAHHNMNLPVPLEAIERIEIIRGPASRIFGINALTGAINIVTKKMESNQISAQVYGGSSFKDNEQTSAGKYYGKGVQLGSQFLTKQTSHGLYFGHEDSNGQRYNTASNNNKLYYDGTYQPNTANMIKANVGYINNQFGANGYYAAPNDKEAYEQVKTAFASLQSKHQLTQAFSISPRISNRYNEDEYWYLGRETTKGRSKHYSNVFGAEINATLEQSYGTFGLGLESRFERINSTSIGDHNRENYGGYLEFKTEAIEKLMINSGAYINYNSKFGWQVFPGLDLGYDITEHWKIVVNAGSSQRIPSFTDLYTNQTANVGNPTLSSENAYQIEGGIKYLSNRVIAQAGYFHRRINDFIDWQKEDANTGSGTVVPWKPINIGKNKIDGFNASFRYNINDPSATTRYFTTLSYNYLNPSITLADGILSKYAIESLRHQVIANFTINYKNWMFTSANRFNERISYKSYFIADVRGSYQFQDLNIFADVQNIFDKSYIEAAAVPMPGRWFSVGAKYKLNY